A genomic window from Phoenix dactylifera cultivar Barhee BC4 chromosome 7, palm_55x_up_171113_PBpolish2nd_filt_p, whole genome shotgun sequence includes:
- the LOC103707860 gene encoding squamosa promoter-binding-like protein 16 translates to MEWDLKMPPWDLAELERGTEPSIGSAVGSSSDPRWQASGLDCSIDLKLGGLGDFGSSDKWKDQPRVSKMVVSSSGPSKRPRAPSNGSQNAACSVDGCKADLSKCREYHRRHKVCEVHSKTPVVMVGGQEQRFCQQCSRFHLLVEFDEVKRSCRKRLDGHNRRRRKPKPDPANSGSLFTNHQGARFSYPHIFPTVTPEPNWTGIIKTEESTLYPHRPLHLINRQHHFSGSSYSYNKERRRFPFLQDGETVLDSRAMLETASVCQPLLKTIPPSESSSSMMFSNSLTQVLDSDCALSLLSSPTQNSGINLSQVVPSADRIPMGQPLVSSLQYDGLARGTRSQPSNSISPTGFSCPGMEDGHVGTVLVSDANDAKLHCQGIFHVDGEGSDGTSQTLPFSWQ, encoded by the exons ATGGAGTGGGATTTGAAGATGCCTCCTTGGGATCTGGCAGAATTGGAGCGTGGCACCGAGCCCAGCATTGGATCAGCGGTGGGGTCTAGCAGCGACCCTAGATGGCAGGCCAGTGGGCTGGATTGCTCCATTGATTTGAAGCTTGGGGGCTTGGGGGATTTCGGATCGTCCGATAAGTGGAAAGACCAGCCCAGGGTGTCGAAGATGGTGGTCTCCTCCTCCGGTCCATCGAAGAGGCCTCGAGCACCGAGCAATGGCAGCCAGAATGCCGCATGCTCGGTTGATGGTTGCAAAGCAGACCTGAGCAAGTGTAGAGAGTATCACCGGCGCCATAAGGTCTGTGAGGTCCACTCCAAGACCCCAGTAGTGATGGTAGGTGGGCAAGAACAGCGTTTCTGCCAGCAGTGCAGCAG GTTTCATTTACTGGTGGAATTTGATGAGGTAAAACGAAGCTGTAGAAAACGTCTTGATGGGCACAATAGACGTCGAAGGAAACCTAAGCCAGATCCTGCAAATTCTGGCAGCTTGTTCACAAATCACCAAG GCGCCAGATTCTCGTATCCTCATATCTTTCCAACTGTTACACCAGAGCCCAACTGGACGGGGATTATCAAAACTGAGGAGAGTACCCTTTATCCACACCGCCCTCTGCATCTCATCAACAGGCAACACCATTTCTCTGGTTCCTCCTACAGCtacaacaaagaaagaaggcggTTCCCTTTCTTGCAGGATGGTGAGACAGTCCTCGACAGCAGAGCAATGCTCGAGACAGCTTCGGTGTGCCAGCCACTTCTTAAGACCATTCCTCCATCTGAGAGCAGCAGCAGCATGATGTTCTCCAACAGTTTAACCCAAGTCCTCGACTCTGATTGTGCTCTCTCTCTTCTGTCATCTCCAACACAGAATTCGGGCATCAATCTAAGCCAAGTTGTGCCATCAGCTGATCGGATTCCCATGGGTCAgcctcttgtttcaagtctgcAGTATGATGGTCTTGCTCGGGGTACTCGCTCCCAGCCATCCAACAGTATTTCGCCAACTGGGTTCTCATGTCCAGGAATGGAGGATGGGCATGTGGGTACTGTTTTGGTTTCTGATGCTAATGATGCCAAGCTTCATTGCCAGGgtatatttcatgttgatgGAGAAGGTTCAGATGGGACCTCCCAAACTCTCCCTTTTTCTTGGCAGTAG